Proteins encoded within one genomic window of Bacillus sp. F19:
- a CDS encoding nuclear transport factor 2 family protein gives MEVLQNYIKATNTHNFDEVRKVLHPNAVYFFTDRNCTTHEEIQTYFENAWSLVENENYEAKDVKWLFTTSNSATCTYTYFYEGYINGKYISGHGRATKVLVQVISKSWTY, from the coding sequence ATGGAAGTATTACAAAATTACATCAAAGCAACAAATACTCACAATTTTGACGAAGTCAGAAAAGTGCTGCACCCTAATGCTGTTTACTTCTTCACAGATCGAAATTGTACTACTCACGAAGAAATCCAAACATACTTTGAGAACGCTTGGTCATTGGTTGAAAACGAAAATTATGAAGCAAAAGATGTGAAATGGCTATTCACAACAAGTAACTCAGCAACTTGTACATATACATATTTCTATGAAGGCTATATCAATGGAAAATATATAAGTGGTCATGGAAGAGCTACTAAGGTTCTGGTGCAAGTAATCTCTAAATCTTGGACATACTGA
- a CDS encoding YdeI/OmpD-associated family protein, which translates to MTNSRMNPKVDEFLSKAKKWKEEYEQLRNIVLDCELTEEFKWMNPCYTFEKKNIVLIHGFKEYCALLFHKGALLQDAHGILIQQTENVQAARQIRFTHVKEIVEMETILKAYIYEAIEVEKAGLEVNFKKNTEIIIPEELQNKFDEIPALKTAFEALTPGRQREYILYFSKAKQSKTRESRVEKCMQQILNGKGLNDCTCGLSQKQPYCDGSHKYIR; encoded by the coding sequence ATGACAAATAGTAGAATGAATCCTAAGGTTGATGAATTTTTAAGTAAAGCTAAAAAGTGGAAGGAAGAATATGAGCAGTTGAGAAATATCGTTCTTGACTGTGAGCTGACCGAAGAATTTAAGTGGATGAATCCTTGTTACACGTTTGAGAAAAAAAACATAGTTTTAATACATGGATTCAAAGAATATTGTGCGCTTCTGTTTCACAAAGGTGCCTTGTTACAGGATGCCCATGGGATTCTAATCCAACAAACGGAGAATGTACAGGCGGCGCGCCAGATTAGGTTCACCCATGTTAAAGAAATAGTTGAAATGGAAACCATCTTGAAAGCCTATATTTATGAAGCCATTGAAGTTGAAAAAGCCGGTTTGGAAGTGAATTTTAAAAAGAATACAGAAATCATAATTCCTGAAGAACTTCAAAATAAATTCGATGAAATCCCTGCCTTGAAAACCGCTTTTGAAGCATTGACGCCGGGACGACAAAGAGAATACATTCTTTATTTTTCTAAAGCCAAACAATCCAAAACTCGAGAGTCAAGGGTTGAAAAATGTATGCAGCAAATTCTCAATGGAAAGGGATTAAATGATTGCACTTGTGGACTATCTCAAAAGCAGCCCTACTGTGACGGCTCGCACAAGTACATTCGATAA
- the cadA gene encoding cadmium-translocating P-type ATPase, whose amino-acid sequence MDEKNVYRVQGFTCAGCAGKFERNVKELDGVQDAKVNFGAAKLMVVGNASIKELEKAGAFENLKLTPEKEKIQAVKEPFLKKYGSLLASGLFIAIGYLSMMMYGEESIQSVLAFLAAIIIGGYSLFIVGFKNLFRFEFDMKTLMTIAIIGAAIIGEWSEGAIVVILFAISEALESYSMDKARQSIRSLMDIAPKEALIRRNGTESMIAVDDIQVGDIMIVKPGQKIAMDGMVVKGNSSINQAAITGESVPVEKRMDDEVFAGTLNTEGLLEVKVTKHVDDTTIAKIIHLVEEAQAERAPSQAFVDKFAKWYTPAIMVVAFLVAVLPPLFFDASWDTWIYQGLAVLVVGCPCALVISTPVSIVTAIGNAAKNGVLIKGGIYLEEMGALKAIAFDKTGTLTKGVPVVTDFEMVNLKGNEKELFSIITALEYGSQHPLASAIMKKSEDKGIDYKHLKVENFSSITGKGIEGIVDGNHYYIGSPKLFEEMFLTHMTTEMKDRILSLQNQGKTVMLIGTKETLLAILAVADQVRESSKYVVKRLHDLGIKKTIMLTGDNKGTASAIGNEVGVTDIQTELLPQDKLNTVKQLRDEYGQVAMVGDGINDAPALASATVGIAMGGAGTDTALETADVALMGDDLKKLPFTIELSRKALAIIKQNITFALGIKLLALLLVIPGWLTLWIAIFADMGATLIVTLNGLRLLRVKDK is encoded by the coding sequence ATGGATGAAAAAAATGTATATCGTGTTCAAGGATTTACATGTGCAGGCTGTGCAGGTAAATTTGAACGGAATGTAAAAGAATTAGATGGTGTTCAAGATGCGAAAGTGAATTTCGGTGCTGCCAAGTTAATGGTAGTAGGAAACGCAAGCATAAAAGAACTTGAAAAAGCAGGAGCATTTGAAAATCTAAAACTAACTCCTGAAAAAGAGAAAATTCAGGCTGTCAAAGAACCTTTCTTGAAAAAGTATGGGTCGCTCCTAGCTTCCGGTTTATTCATTGCTATCGGTTATCTATCCATGATGATGTATGGAGAAGAAAGCATTCAGTCCGTTCTTGCCTTTTTAGCCGCCATCATCATTGGAGGTTACTCATTATTTATTGTTGGGTTCAAGAATTTATTTCGTTTCGAATTTGATATGAAAACCTTAATGACAATTGCCATCATCGGAGCAGCTATTATTGGGGAATGGAGCGAAGGTGCGATTGTTGTTATCTTGTTCGCCATCAGTGAAGCGTTAGAGTCTTATTCGATGGATAAAGCACGGCAATCGATACGTTCTCTTATGGATATAGCTCCAAAAGAAGCACTTATTCGACGCAATGGCACTGAAAGTATGATTGCAGTGGATGATATTCAAGTCGGAGACATCATGATTGTAAAACCTGGTCAGAAAATCGCAATGGACGGTATGGTTGTTAAAGGAAATTCGTCCATCAACCAAGCTGCGATTACTGGAGAATCTGTGCCTGTTGAAAAAAGAATGGATGATGAGGTTTTTGCAGGAACGTTAAATACAGAAGGTTTATTAGAAGTCAAAGTGACAAAGCATGTCGATGATACAACGATTGCAAAGATTATTCATCTTGTTGAAGAAGCTCAAGCAGAACGTGCTCCTTCCCAAGCTTTTGTTGATAAATTTGCAAAATGGTATACACCTGCGATCATGGTTGTAGCATTCCTAGTCGCGGTTCTTCCTCCCCTTTTCTTTGATGCAAGCTGGGATACTTGGATTTATCAAGGTTTAGCGGTATTAGTTGTTGGCTGTCCATGTGCATTAGTTATTTCTACACCAGTATCCATCGTAACTGCCATTGGGAACGCTGCGAAGAACGGCGTCTTAATCAAAGGCGGTATATATTTAGAAGAAATGGGTGCATTAAAGGCAATCGCTTTTGATAAAACAGGCACCTTAACAAAAGGTGTACCTGTTGTCACCGACTTTGAAATGGTCAACCTTAAAGGGAACGAAAAAGAATTGTTCTCGATTATAACGGCTTTGGAATATGGTTCCCAGCATCCTCTTGCGTCAGCCATTATGAAGAAGTCTGAAGATAAAGGTATCGACTATAAGCACTTGAAAGTAGAAAATTTTTCATCCATTACTGGTAAGGGAATTGAAGGGATCGTTGATGGAAATCATTATTACATCGGCAGCCCTAAGTTATTTGAAGAAATGTTTCTAACCCACATGACTACTGAAATGAAAGATCGCATTCTATCCTTACAAAATCAAGGTAAAACAGTTATGCTGATTGGTACGAAGGAAACCCTTCTCGCAATCTTAGCTGTAGCTGATCAAGTTCGCGAAAGCTCTAAGTATGTAGTGAAAAGATTGCATGATTTAGGCATTAAAAAGACAATCATGCTTACGGGTGATAATAAAGGAACCGCAAGTGCCATCGGAAATGAGGTAGGCGTTACTGATATTCAGACTGAATTGCTTCCTCAAGATAAGCTAAACACGGTAAAGCAATTGAGAGATGAATATGGTCAAGTCGCAATGGTCGGAGACGGTATTAATGATGCACCAGCTCTTGCCTCAGCAACAGTTGGGATTGCGATGGGCGGAGCTGGAACAGACACTGCTCTTGAAACAGCAGACGTGGCATTAATGGGAGATGATTTGAAGAAACTTCCTTTCACAATTGAACTTAGCCGCAAAGCACTTGCGATTATCAAACAAAATATTACGTTCGCTTTAGGAATTAAGCTTTTAGCATTATTACTGGTCATCCCAGGATGGCTAACCCTATGGATTGCCATCTTTGCGGACATGGGAGCTACACTGATCGTAACGTTAAATGGTTTAAGGCTTCTGAGAGTTAAAGATAAATAA
- a CDS encoding metalloregulator ArsR/SmtB family transcription factor, whose product MKNQDVCEVTCVDGEKVKRVQMELETQDTTPVAKIFKALSDDTRVKIAYALSLEEELCVCDVANIVGATTATASHHLRLLKNLGLAKFRKEGKLVYYSLDDDHVKQLIQIAFAHQRELSVRVN is encoded by the coding sequence ATGAAAAACCAAGATGTATGTGAGGTAACTTGCGTTGATGGAGAAAAGGTAAAACGAGTGCAAATGGAGCTTGAAACACAAGATACAACACCTGTTGCCAAAATCTTTAAAGCATTATCGGATGATACAAGAGTGAAAATTGCATATGCCCTTTCTCTTGAAGAGGAGTTATGTGTTTGTGATGTCGCAAACATTGTTGGTGCAACGACAGCGACAGCTTCTCACCATTTAAGACTTCTTAAAAATTTAGGATTAGCTAAATTTCGTAAAGAAGGAAAGTTGGTCTACTATTCTTTAGATGATGACCATGTCAAACAGCTTATACAAATTGCTTTTGCTCATCAAAGGGAGTTGAGTGTTCGTGTCAACTGA
- a CDS encoding IS6 family transposase — protein sequence MEKENLFKWKHYQPDIILLTVRWYLRYTLSFRDLVEMMEERGLSIAHTTIMRWVHQYGPELDKRIRRHLKQTNDSWRVDETYIKVKGQWMYLYRAVDSDGNTIDFFLSKTRDAKSAKRYLKKALAFSYVAKPRVITVDKNPAYPVAIQQLKNEKKMLEGIQIRQVKYLNNIVEQDHRFIKKRVLPMLGFKSFDTATSILSGVEAMHMIKKEQIDLRDQSVQNQKEFIHQLFGLTA from the coding sequence ATGGAAAAGGAAAATTTGTTCAAATGGAAGCACTATCAGCCTGATATTATTTTATTAACGGTAAGATGGTACCTACGGTACACCCTAAGTTTTCGTGATTTGGTGGAAATGATGGAGGAGCGAGGTCTGTCCATTGCTCACACAACCATTATGCGTTGGGTACATCAATATGGTCCTGAGTTGGATAAGAGAATCCGACGTCATCTCAAACAAACCAATGACTCATGGAGAGTGGACGAAACGTACATAAAAGTAAAAGGACAATGGATGTACCTGTATCGTGCAGTCGATTCAGATGGGAATACCATTGACTTTTTCCTTAGTAAAACGAGAGATGCCAAATCAGCCAAGCGCTACTTGAAAAAAGCCTTGGCTTTTTCGTATGTTGCCAAACCTCGTGTAATAACAGTAGATAAAAATCCAGCTTATCCAGTAGCTATTCAACAGCTGAAAAACGAAAAAAAGATGCTGGAAGGCATCCAAATAAGGCAAGTAAAATATCTGAACAACATCGTGGAACAGGATCATCGATTCATTAAGAAGCGAGTCCTTCCTATGTTAGGGTTCAAGTCTTTTGACACTGCTACATCCATTCTTTCAGGAGTAGAAGCCATGCATATGATTAAAAAAGAACAGATTGATTTGCGGGATCAGTCTGTCCAAAATCAGAAAGAATTCATCCATCAATTGTTTGGGCTTACAGCATAA
- a CDS encoding multicopper oxidase domain-containing protein → MSEEKKISRRDILKIGSAGAFGLAGSYYLNHLFPFSTVAKASGHTSHKTSNHSNHANTGDTSKTTGYKMAERLLTEFDYGKVSILPNGQTLRVYEVEAIDKEIEIAKGIKFPGWTYNGTIPGPTFRCTEGDLLRFHFINKGSHPHSIHFHGIHPPEMDGLESIYPGQKFTYEFEAKPYGLQVYHCHVLPLARHIHKGLYGNFIIDPKKPREPALELNMVMNGFDLDLDGENEFYTVNGYAFAFMNHPIKIKKDQLVRIYLSNLTEFDLINSFHLHANFFTYYPTGRDDNPSQFTDTIMQCQGERGIVEVRFPYKGKYMFHAHVSEFAELGWMGFFEVE, encoded by the coding sequence ATGTCTGAAGAAAAAAAGATTTCTCGCAGAGATATTTTAAAGATTGGATCAGCTGGAGCATTTGGGCTTGCAGGCAGTTATTATTTAAATCATTTATTTCCATTTTCCACTGTAGCCAAAGCATCTGGTCATACGTCTCATAAAACCAGCAATCATTCAAATCATGCTAATACGGGTGATACATCGAAGACCACAGGATATAAAATGGCGGAACGCCTCCTTACTGAATTTGATTATGGAAAAGTTTCCATCCTCCCCAACGGGCAAACACTCAGAGTATATGAAGTGGAAGCAATTGATAAAGAAATTGAAATAGCCAAAGGAATTAAATTCCCTGGCTGGACTTATAACGGGACGATTCCGGGACCAACTTTTCGCTGTACCGAAGGTGACCTTTTGAGATTTCATTTTATTAATAAGGGCAGCCATCCTCATTCCATTCATTTTCACGGCATTCATCCGCCAGAAATGGACGGTTTAGAATCTATCTATCCAGGGCAGAAATTTACGTATGAATTTGAGGCAAAGCCATATGGATTACAAGTTTACCATTGCCATGTCCTTCCATTAGCACGCCATATTCATAAAGGTTTATACGGGAATTTCATAATTGATCCTAAGAAGCCTAGAGAACCAGCATTAGAATTAAATATGGTTATGAATGGATTTGATTTGGATTTAGATGGAGAAAACGAATTTTACACAGTAAACGGATATGCCTTCGCATTTATGAATCATCCTATTAAAATCAAAAAGGATCAACTCGTTCGAATTTATCTAAGTAACTTAACAGAATTCGACTTAATCAATTCCTTTCACCTGCATGCAAATTTCTTTACGTACTATCCGACTGGAAGAGACGATAATCCGTCTCAATTTACCGACACAATTATGCAATGTCAAGGAGAACGCGGAATTGTTGAAGTGCGTTTTCCATACAAAGGAAAGTACATGTTTCATGCCCATGTCAGTGAGTTCGCTGAGTTAGGGTGGATGGGATTCTTTGAAGTCGAATAA